From the Macaca nemestrina isolate mMacNem1 chromosome 2, mMacNem.hap1, whole genome shotgun sequence genome, the window ggaaaagaaaaaggctcAAGAGCTTGCCACAAAACTAGTTTAAATATACTCGGTTAACTTccctgtaaataaaaataaaacatcccCTTAAAACAAAAAGCTATTGAGGCATAGAAACCAGGAAATAAAAACTAGGATGTGACTTCCTATCCTATCCCAAAGAAAGGTCATCAAATAAAACACATTCACACATAAAATCTTTGGAACATTTGGGACCTCATTGAAAATGAATGTTTAATTTCTAAAGGATGCAGAATCCATTTTCTTATGTTCTAAGAAGGAGTcagggtcgggcgcagtggctcacacctgtaatcctagcactttgggaggctgaggccggcggatcacgaggtcaagagatcgagaccatcctggccaacatggcgaaaccctatctctaataaaaatgtaaaaattagctgggcgtggtgcctgtagtcccagctactcgggaggctgaggcaggagaattgcttgaacttgggaaggcagaggttgcagtgaaccctgcactccagtctggcgacagggcaagactccacctcaaaaaaaaaaaaaaggagtcaggcagcagcagcagtataCTTCTCATTCTGTGCTATTAATTCTAACAGGAGTCAGCTATCTGGACTAGATGATAACTCTGAATTTTCTTGGTATcataaaccattaaaaaaaaaaacttgtatagACTTTGTGGATGTGAGTGCATTACTGCTGGCCTGGCGAAAGAAGCTTAcactgtcggccgggcgcggtggctcaagcctgtaatcccagcactttgggaggccgagaggggcggatcacgaggtcaggaaatcgagaccatcctggcgaacacggtgaaaccccgtctctactaaaaaatacaaaaaactagccgggcgaggtggcgggcgcctgtagtcccagctactcaggaggctgaggcaggagaatggcgtaaacccggaaggcggagcttgcagtgagccgagatcgcgccactgcactccagcctgggcgacagagcgagactccgtctcaaaaaaaaaaaaaaaaaaaaaagaagcttacaCTGTCAAGATGATTTTATCAGCAAGTTTTTTAATTGCTATCTCAAATAACAAGAAATTGGGAAGCAGGGCAGTTCAAGTATTGGCTACGTCAAGGACTCAACAATGTCAGGCATCTCAGTTTTTTCTATCCTCTGTGCTGCCATCCTCAgtacattgtttttttgtttgttttgtttttgaaacggagtctcgctctgtcacccaagcaggagtgcagtggtgtgatctgggctaactgcaacctctacatcccaggttgaagcgattctcctgcctcagcctcccaagtacgtgagattacaggtgtgagccaccacatctggctaattttgtatttttagtagagacgggggtttcaccatattagccaggctggtcgttggtctcgaactcctgacctcaagtgatccgtccacctcagcctcccaaagtgctgggattacaggcttgagccaccatgcccagctagtacATTGTTTTTGTCCTCTGGATTAGCCCCCTCATCTAACAACAGTTAGAAATTAGCCATTCTTTATTACAAGGAATGATCTAAGAGACCCTGCCCCCAAATTCACAAGCAATTAGAAAGCAGTTAGGAGAAAAAAGCTACTTTGCACATAAAGCATAAAGAATTCCTTTATTATAGTGAAAggtaataaaactggaaaaataaacatgtatcttctttaaacaaaaattcaatatggcaatacaaaaattagccagccttcATGGtgagctcctgtagtcccaggtacttgggtggctgaggcagaagaatcacttgaacccaggaggcagaggttgcagtgagccaagatcacgccactgcactgcagcctgggtgacaagagcaaaactccgtgttaaaacaaaaaaagctgggctgggtagctcacgcctgtaatcctagccctttgggaggccgaggtgggcagatcatctgaggtcgggagttcgagaccagcctgaccaacatggagaaaccccgtctctactaaaaatacaaaattagctgggcatggtggcgcatgcctgtaatccccgctacttgggaggctgaggcaggagaatcacttgaacccaggaaacaggaggttgcagtgagctgagatcacgccactgcactccagcctgggcaacaagagcgaaacctcgtgtcaaaacaaagaaacaaaaaattcaataTAGCTGcccaaaataactaaaaacaacATAGTGGTGAAGAGTTAAACTTTCTCTTCACACAGTAGCgctatatatataaatcattcaGCCTGGTAACTTCTCATGAAGTATTTCATCTTTCCTAAAAtcatattaattaattataatttgtttaaattaattcTGACATTATAATAATCatctctttttaatatttaaataccaTTAGACTAACACTTTGATCATTTGGCAAAACTCCCATTTTGAGTCAAAAATGtccatatatttacatatttactcTTTGGAGAAGGTTACCTCTAGATCTCTTGACTGTTTCACCCTTTTCTACGAAAGTGTATGCGACTTATAAGTTCTTTGAACTTCAGTATTAAGGAGTAGTTGTTCATGTtgtctttccatatttcataagTCCTTCTAAGTTTGTcataataactttcttttttcaagTTGAAATCTGATCCTGTTGTTTTTAGAAAACTGTCCTTTTTCCATATTCTCCAGgaatcttttaatttttccaaataactttctttttcagAGTCTTCCTTCCatattccttctcctttttttaagGCTGTTAATTCAGCTTTAAGTAAGTTTCTGTGAACTCTCCAATAGATTTTAGAATCATATTTAAGCCCTTTAACAAGAACAGTTTTGCCAAGACCTCTTCTCAAAATTTCTTCATTCAGATTCACGCTGAAATATCCAcccttgaatttaaaaataatacaaaccaATTATTTAAGATAATTGTTGTTAAACCCATCACATCTTATTTACCTTAAAAATCAGTCATTCAACAATTTTAGTCCtccaaagaaaaggcaaaaatggTCCCCAAGGCTCCCCAAAAACAGCTCTTGCTAAATCCAAGGATTTTTATTACTAGaagagaccctttctcaaaatcAGTTAACTCTTTTATACCATGGAATTCTCCACAGACTCACTGTTCTCCTCACCCAAAGTGGTGAGGAAGCAATAAAGTACGAAAAATGTGTTTTTGGTCTATCAGTGGTTCTATGGAGGGGAGGTGGGATGCACAAGATAGGCAGAGTGACAGCAGgaccagcaaaagaaactaagagACGAAGAGAAACTAAACTGAAAGTAGTGGTCAAATGCAAAATGAACTGAATCATCACTGAACTGTTAAATGAGGTTCAGAATTCCAGTGTTTTGGACAGCACTGGCAagtaaatacacttttaaaagacCTCCCTCAAaattattaacataaaaatagTTTGGGCCATTGAGTCTTCATCCTACAGGAAATTTCATTCATGGAATACCTCACCTCCTAATGAAACTGgataaatgggattttttttttcattaatttactgTATAAAGGAGATcctggcggggcgcagtggctcatgcctgttaatctcaacactttgggaggccgaggcaggcggatcacgaggtcaggagttcgagaccagcctggccaacaaggtgaaactctgcctctactaaaaaaacacaaaaattagccgggtgtggtggcaggcgcctgtaatcccagccactcaggaggctgaggcaggagaattgcttgaacgcgagaggcggagattgcagtgagccgagatcgcgccattgcactccagcctgggtgacagagcaaggctccatctcgggaaaataaataaataaataaaaggagatcCTGCCTAGATACTTCTACAATCCTTGTGGGATTTTAATCTTAACAAAGGGTTAATAAAATTCTGTTCCTTCAAATTCAGAAATTTTTAGTACATGATAACAGTTATAAagcaattatatttttctaaatctttCAAATCTTATAAGCTCATTCCCTTGAACCAAACTCAGAATAATTAAAAGTCCACCTCACACATTAGCAAAATTCAAACAGGAGAAGTAAATTATCACTCTATGTGTATAGCGTAGTTTGGTCAACTAGGAAGCGAGATAAAATAGAGATATGCTTATAAGATGAAATGTAGGCTCAGGAGCCAGGAAGAGTTGGGTTTGAATACAGGCTCTTCTTCTGGGTTACCCTGATCAAGACAATCAGTTTCCCTAAAAGTCTCACCTGAAAGTGGGAATAAAAACAACAACCCTGTAGAGTGGTTTTGAAGATAAGTGACATAATATAAGCATGGCACCTTAGCTCAGCGTCTGGCACATGTTGACCCTCAAAATATACATCATTGCTATCTTTATCATCATCATAATTATCTCCTTTTTTTGGTAATTATACTCTTTAATTTaaaagctaatatttttgtaaggCCTTTGGGATGTTTTATACAACTTTGTATtattaacttacttttttttgtttttgtttttgttttttttgaagcggagtctcactctgtcacccaggctggagtgcagtggcacaatctcggctcactgtaacctccgcctccagggttcaagcgattctcttgcctcagcctcctgagtagctgggattccaggcacccagcaccatgcctagctaatttttgtatttttagtagtgacagggtttcaccaagttggccagggtggtctcgaactcctcacctcaagtatactgccagcctcagcctcccaaagtgctgagattacaggcatgagtcaccatgcccagcctttattAACTTACTTTtaaacttacttttaaaatataagatactTCAATTAATTAGTTTTAGATAATTCTTATTTTGAAAGTACTGAATATCACCTGGACATGCAAAAATTAAGGAATTTCATTAAGCTTTCTATTAATAATTCAAAAAGcttttaagaattaaaatggtcaaaattctaatcatcttattttatttaaaagaaggggtctgtctctgtcgcccaggttgaagtatagtggcgcgatcatagctcactgcagtctcgactgTGTAGGCtgaagcattcctcccacctcagcctcctgagttgctgggattacaggcacaagtgACTGTACCCAGctcataattataattttaagagCTGAATATCATAGAAGTGATCAAGGTATGAAAACCTATCTGACGGCCCACCAAAAAAATCTGGAGTAAGACACATCCAGGGATTCGGGACAGTGATTCAGCAACAAAGATGAAACTGTCATTTCCAGTTTTACAATGGCTATGGCCAATTATAAAGGTAAGAAAACTCTGAGGCAATATCTTTAAATGACTCATCACTGATCAGAACTAGTACCTAAGAATGTTCAACTTTATGGTTCAAAGATTTATACACTTAGACAGACCTATCAACAACATATTGGACCAGACTAAGCAAACCCTCAGGAAACACCCTGGCTGTTTGTAGTTTCCAGCTGACAAGCCTCACTCAACAAGTGGTTTATAGTAACAAGCATGATGTAATATACCCATACATAAACAAACATATAATGATACTTCCTAAATTAGCAATGCCCAGAGTCATTAATAATTTGAAGCTtatggccatggtggctcatgcctatattgccagcactttgggaggctgaagcaggcggatcacctgaggtcaggagttggagacgcgcctggccaacatggcgaaacttcattctacttaaaaatacaaaaaattagccaggcgtagtggtgtgcacctctagtcccagctactcgggaggctgaggcagcagaattgcttaaacccgggaggtagaggttgcagtgaaccaagatcatgacactgcacttcagcctgggcaacagagtgagactctgtttcaaaaaataataataataaataataggccaggcgcagtggctcatgcctgtaatcccagcactttgggaggccgaggtgggtggatcacaaggtcaagatattaagaccatcctggtcagcatggtgaaaccccatctccactaaaaatacaaaaattagctgggcatggtggcgggcccctgtagtcccaactactcgggaggctgaggcaggagaatcacttgaacccgtgggaggtggaggttacagtgagccaagatcgtgccactgcactgcagcccggcaacagagcgagactccatctaaaaataaataaataaataataataataaaaaataataatttgaagtttttcttttttcttaattttattttttctataataaacataaattacatatataacaaaaataaaatttgtatataagACACCTAGTTCTCTATGCATAATCACTATCCGTAGcagtttaaaaaagcaaaaaaaaagtcagtccCATTATATATCCAAAGTTCCAGCTAAATAAGTGTTTACACATAAGTAATAAGAAGAATAAGATATTGCTAGTTGTTTCTTCACACTGCTTACCTTATTCACTAAAAGATAGCAAAAGAGTGCTGAATTCTCCTTTCCAAGAAGTTGGAACCATAGTAATTGGGAAGGTTTTAGCTCTTTTTGTAACCATGCCTTCCCAGTTTCAGTGAGTTCTACTCCAGCCAGCTTAACCAGCAAAGCACCACGTGGCTCCTCTAAAAAGGTGAGGTAGAAAAGAGTTCAGCTTTAACAGCATGTTGTAAAAGCAAATTCCAGTCATTTGGCCtccaaaacataaacaaatatattatgtttatttataaataccCAGTCTCTCTAAATGTAGACccatttatttctatattcaagttttcttttaaaacaatacaaGTATACATAACAGAGTAATTTCAAAaacccatttctttcttttcttttatttttttctttttttttttcttgaaacaggctctcactctgtcacccaggttggagtaaggtggcgcaatcttggttcactgcaatctctgcctcccaggttcaagtgattctcgtgcctcagcctcctgagtagctgggattacaggcatgcaccatcatgcccggctgattgttgcatttttagtagagacagggtctcgttatgttggccaagctggtctcaaaacccctggcttcaagtgatccacccacctcggcctcccaaagtgctgggattacaggcatgagccaccgcacccagccttcaaAAATCCATTTCAGTAAGCTTCAGAACAGGAAGTGAGATTTAACTAATTTAACCTTCTTTTTTCAACCTCCCATGCttatttttacatatacacacataaagcTATAGACCTTCAGTTTAATAATATGGGCTATTACCACCAAAAGAACCACAGAAACTGCTTTTTCACTTATTGAAGATGTCGTCCCTTCTCAACAAATATTGATCTACATCAACACTGTTATGCTTatacattttgcaaaactgaCTTCTAGACAGGATTTTATCAACTGATATTCTAAGAAGCATAATATGAAGAAGACCTATTTACCCAAACCCTTGATAGAATTTTAACCGATGTAACTTTAATAACAAGATTTTACTTTAGAAAAAGTTTATAACTTTCCAAAAATGGATAACAGCtgacaaaaaaaaacttagtgtcttaaaaaaaaattatacatttaacaTACATTAAGCTCTTACATAAtggttaaaaatataaagttaaatcCATCTATTCTCCAGGAAAGAAGTAATACTTTAGTTCAAGAAGATAGCCTAGGACACTGTTATAgtatttgacaaaaaaaaaaaaaaaaaagtgtttaggATACAGGCTTCTTAAAACGTGTCCTGGAATTTTAGTTTGAGAAGCATCAAAAGGTATAAGCAAttgcactcctgcactccagcctaggcgacagggcaagaacttatctcaaaataaagaaggccaggtgcagtgcctcacgcctgtaatcccagccctttgggaggccgaggagggcggatcacctgaggtcaggagttcaagatcagtctggccaacatggtaaaaccccatctctactaaaaatacaaaatttaaggccaggcgtggtggctcacacctgtaatcccagcactttgtgaggctgaggcaggtggatcacctgaggttaggaattcaagaccagcctgaccaacatggtgaaaccccgtctctactaaaaatacaaaattagccaggcatggtggcacaagcctgtaattacagctgctttggaggctgaggcaggagaattgcttgaacttgggaggcaaagtttgcagtgagccgagatcatgccattgcactccagcctgggcaacaagagcgaacctccctctcaaaaacaaacaaacaaaaaaacacaaaaattagctgggcatggtggtgcgtgcctgtaatcccagctactcaggaggctgaggcacgagaatcacttgaatctaggaggcagaggctgaagtgagctgagattgcgccactgcactccagcctgggcgatagagtgagactgtctcaaaaaaaaaaaaaaaagaagaagaagaaaaaataaggtaTTTGTAGAATGGTCATACTTTTACAAAAACTTTGTGTTACAATAAGTAAATACACAAATTAGATTAAGGTAGTACATACAACAAAGATTAAATGATATCAAATCTTAGTACATAATGAGTTACAGAAAGCCTGAAAATTCTGAGGTCTCTCTCCAACCCTTTAATGTTGCCAACACCATCAATCCTCTTGGAGTAAGACATCCTGATAGCGGCAGGAGACAGTCAAATTCCCAGGCAGATAGGGGCAGGTGCCCAGTGAAACCTGACCTTCAAACCAAatacagtttaaagcctgaaagacGAGCTACAAGTCTCAGATAAATCCATGGACTGGATAGACAACCTCTTTTCTTGTTTGGTGTGCTTTCCTGTgattgatccccacccttcacctattttacatatagcTACCCTTCCCTAATTGGTTTTTGCACTGTCATGCTCATCTTTTAGTGGTGCCCTTTTTTTAGCCTTTTTTGCATACTCGCAAACCAATTAGCATGCACTCACCCATTCTGAGCCTAAAAAGCCCCAAACTCAGCCACACTTTGAGACTGCCTGTCTTCCGGCAGGGGACTACCTGACTTCAGGTGCTGGGGGTGGGGTTACACAACTCAGGCACCCTCTCTGCTGACAGTTGTTTTGTTCACTCAACAAAACTTTGCTTTGCTCACCCACCAGCGGTCAGCTAACCTCATtcttggatgtgggacaagaatCATGACCCACTAAATGGCAAGTGGAAATGAGCATAGGGTCCAGACCAGGGTGCAAGCCAAGTGCAGCCCACCGGGCCAAGGGGGCAGAATACCTCCTGTGGCAAGCCCAGGGCCAAGCAAGGTCCAGGCAGGGGCATCACCAGCTGTGGAGGTCTCTGGGGAAGCAGAGCCAAAAAATCCTGTGTCAACCCCATAGTC encodes:
- the C2H3orf33 gene encoding protein C3orf33 homolog isoform X3 — encoded protein: MAIVGIMLLLRSIRLTSKFTSASDIPVEFIRRNVKLRGRLRRITENGLEIEHIPITLPIIASLRKEPRGALLVKLAGVELTETGKAWLQKELKPSQLLWFQLLGKENSALFCYLLVNKGGYFSVNLNEEILRRGLGKTVLVKGLKYDSKIYWRVHRNLLKAELTALKKGEGIWKEDSEKESYLEKLKDSWRIWKKDSFLKTTGSDFNLKKESYYDKLRRTYEIWKDNMNNYSLILKFKELISRIHFRRKG
- the C2H3orf33 gene encoding protein C3orf33 homolog isoform X1 produces the protein MAGQPAASGSQSPDRDGMEPNVVARISQWADDHLRLVRNISTGMAIVGIMLLLRSIRLTSKFTSASDIPVEFIRRNVKLRGRLRRITENGLEIEHIPITLPIIASLRKEPRGALLVKLAGVELTETGKAWLQKELKPSQLLWFQLLGKENSALFCYLLVNKGGYFSVNLNEEILRRGLGKTVLVKGLKYDSKIYWRVHRNLLKAELTALKKGEGIWKEDSEKESYLEKLKDSWRIWKKDSFLKTTGSDFNLKKESYYDKLRRTYEIWKDNMNNYSLILKFKELISRIHFRRKG
- the C2H3orf33 gene encoding protein C3orf33 homolog isoform X2, producing the protein MLLSCSLGHRARPCLKKQICNTSKFTSASDIPVEFIRRNVKLRGRLRRITENGLEIEHIPITLPIIASLRKEPRGALLVKLAGVELTETGKAWLQKELKPSQLLWFQLLGKENSALFCYLLVNKGGYFSVNLNEEILRRGLGKTVLVKGLKYDSKIYWRVHRNLLKAELTALKKGEGIWKEDSEKESYLEKLKDSWRIWKKDSFLKTTGSDFNLKKESYYDKLRRTYEIWKDNMNNYSLILKFKELISRIHFRRKG